A portion of the Fusobacterium nucleatum genome contains these proteins:
- a CDS encoding site-specific DNA-methyltransferase, which translates to MIYIDPPYNTGKDFVYKDNFKDNIENYKKVTEQVSEEGSKLTTNTDSDGRYHSNWLNMMYPRLKLARNLLTDDGAIFISIDDNEVTNLKKMCDEIFGEENFIANFIRRTINSGKQDSLTASSYHEYLLTYSKNINEIKLNRREKNEEDRQKLYPLKDEYENTRGRYYISQLDKGSIQYSDSLNYMITAPDGTEIWPGKGFTDKTKVFRWSKEKVKWGIENDYIVFKKQLNGWKVYVKSYEYRDNNDNYVSPSNPYTTLDYVNKEFSNFNSSLELSKIFDKNKIFDFPKPILFIEDILKYSTNKNSLILDFFSGSATTAHAVMQLNVEDGGNRKYIMVQLPELCDESSEAYKAGYKNICEIGKERIRRAGEKIKSDESLSLENREKLDIGFKVFKLDSSNIKEWDTNIEDLQQILLDSMENIKSDRSSLDVLYEILLKYGLDLNIPIEKNKDFYSIGGGSLLVSLNQEINDEVINSICEEYKNLLEIDKDFKTTVILRDNSFKNDVDKTNAIKKLEQVGINEIRSI; encoded by the coding sequence ATGATATATATTGATCCCCCATATAATACGGGGAAAGATTTTGTCTATAAAGATAATTTTAAAGATAATATAGAAAACTATAAAAAAGTAACAGAACAAGTAAGTGAAGAAGGATCTAAACTAACGACAAATACAGATTCAGATGGTAGATACCATTCAAATTGGTTAAATATGATGTATCCAAGACTAAAGTTAGCAAGAAATCTACTAACAGATGATGGAGCAATCTTTATATCAATAGATGATAATGAAGTAACTAATTTGAAAAAAATGTGTGATGAAATATTTGGGGAAGAAAACTTTATAGCTAATTTTATAAGAAGAACTATTAATTCAGGAAAACAGGATAGTCTTACTGCTTCAAGTTACCATGAATACTTACTTACATATTCTAAAAATATAAATGAAATTAAGTTAAATAGAAGAGAGAAAAATGAAGAAGACAGGCAAAAATTATATCCTTTAAAAGATGAATATGAAAATACAAGAGGAAGATATTATATTTCGCAATTAGATAAGGGAAGTATCCAATATTCAGATAGTTTAAATTATATGATTACAGCACCAGATGGAACAGAAATATGGCCTGGTAAAGGGTTTACAGATAAGACAAAAGTTTTTAGATGGTCAAAAGAAAAAGTAAAATGGGGAATAGAAAATGATTATATAGTATTTAAAAAGCAATTAAATGGTTGGAAGGTATATGTCAAATCGTACGAATATAGAGATAATAATGATAATTATGTATCTCCTTCTAATCCCTACACAACTCTAGATTATGTAAATAAGGAGTTTTCTAATTTTAATTCAAGTTTAGAATTATCAAAAATATTTGATAAAAATAAAATTTTTGATTTTCCAAAGCCTATACTTTTCATAGAGGATATTTTAAAGTATAGCACAAATAAAAATTCATTAATTTTAGACTTTTTCTCAGGTTCAGCTACAACAGCACATGCAGTAATGCAACTAAATGTAGAAGATGGTGGAAATAGAAAATATATAATGGTGCAATTACCTGAATTATGTGATGAAAGTTCAGAAGCCTATAAAGCAGGATATAAAAATATCTGTGAAATAGGAAAAGAAAGAATAAGAAGAGCAGGAGAAAAAATAAAATCAGATGAAAGTCTGTCATTAGAAAATAGAGAAAAATTAGATATAGGTTTTAAAGTATTTAAGTTGGATTCTTCAAATATAAAAGAGTGGGATACAAACATAGAAGATTTACAACAAATATTGTTAGACTCTATGGAAAATATAAAATCAGATAGAAGTTCATTAGATGTTTTATATGAAATCTTATTAAAATATGGACTAGACTTAAATATTCCAATAGAAAAAAATAAAGATTTTTATTCAATAGGTGGAGGAAGTTTATTAGTGAGTTTAAATCAAGAAATAAATGATGAAGTAATAAATTCAATATGTGAAGAATATAAAAACTTATTGGAAATAGATAAAGACTTTAAAACAACAGTAATATTAAGAGATAATTCATTTAAAAATGATGTAGATAAAACAAACGCAATAAAGAAATTAGAGCAAGTTGGAATAAATGAAATTAGGAGTATATAG
- a CDS encoding type III restriction-modification system endonuclease yields MKIKFEENLEYQLEAINSITDIFSGQETAKTVFTVEKSNNPQLSIIADENDLGTGNKLLLLPEEISENLNNIQTRNGLAKTEVLGKNTYNFSIEMETGTGKTYVYLRTIMELNKKYGFTKFIIVVPSLAIKEGVYKTLQITEEHFKSLYENTPYDYFIYDSKKINMIRNFAVNDNIQILIINIDSFNKDTNIINQERDQANGYRPIDYISQCNPIVIVDEPQNMESDIAKKAIKELNPLCTLRYSATHKERYNPVFKLDSIAAYEKKLVKQIEVATVGVAQNLNTEYIKVVSIKATKTGITAKIELDVKNKSGVSRKEISIKHGDILSEKAKRDIYDGYIVNEITYNEVDPAKSFIDFGKVRLTLGQVNGGQDPDLIKRLQIRKTIQEHFEKQLALRSKGIKVLSLFFIDKVANYRIYDSETGEAKKGKYALMFEEEYNNFIQSGKYQGVGDVSKVHDGYFSVDKKKTKSGIEYFEDKDTKGNTNADNDTFTKIMKDKEKLLSFNEPLAFIFSHSALKEGWDNPNVFQICTLNETSSEIKKRQEIGRGLRIAVNQEGERVRGFDVNTLTVMANESYEHFVESLQKEMEKEENIKFGLIEDFIFANIVIDYENGKEVFLGHEKSKEIFQDLIKRDYIDKSGNAKDKLKKDLDEGNLELAEEFKNIKEIIIKKLKSTTGKLVIKNADERKKITLNKEVFLSDEFKELWDKVKYKTTYQVNFNGEELIDKCIKNLDEGVYIPAEKFLYDKKRLAITKGGIEEAGAYELEENIEVSNSYKLPDIITYLQNETNLTRKSIVKILTKSKTLNSFKKNPQLYLEQASDIIKRTMRLFIVDGIKYEKIGDVEYYSQELFENNEIFGYLKDEMSRQGNMVKTEKTPYSSIIIDSEIERKFAEGLENNGNIKVYTKLPDWFKIPTPLGNYNPDWAILVEEPNQNKEKLYFVVETKGTTFEEGRRDLENLKIDCGRKHFEALKVDYSDCDSISNFKIYIEKIKEKNKN; encoded by the coding sequence ATGAAAATTAAATTTGAAGAGAATTTAGAATATCAGTTGGAAGCAATAAACTCTATAACTGATATATTTTCAGGACAAGAAACAGCTAAGACTGTATTCACAGTAGAAAAAAGCAATAATCCTCAATTAAGTATAATAGCTGATGAAAATGATTTAGGAACTGGGAATAAACTTTTATTACTTCCAGAAGAAATTTCAGAAAATTTAAATAATATTCAAACTAGAAATGGTTTAGCTAAAACAGAAGTATTAGGAAAAAATACATATAATTTTTCTATTGAAATGGAAACAGGAACAGGAAAAACTTATGTATATTTAAGAACTATAATGGAACTAAATAAAAAATATGGATTTACAAAATTTATTATAGTTGTTCCTTCATTAGCAATAAAAGAGGGAGTATATAAAACACTTCAAATTACAGAAGAACATTTTAAAAGTCTGTATGAAAATACTCCTTATGATTATTTTATTTATGATTCTAAAAAAATAAATATGATAAGAAATTTTGCTGTAAATGATAATATCCAAATTTTGATTATTAATATAGACTCATTTAATAAAGATACAAATATTATTAATCAAGAAAGAGATCAAGCTAATGGTTATAGACCGATAGATTATATTAGTCAATGCAATCCAATAGTAATAGTTGATGAACCACAAAATATGGAAAGCGATATAGCGAAGAAAGCAATAAAAGAGCTAAATCCTCTATGTACATTAAGATATTCAGCAACACATAAAGAAAGATATAATCCAGTATTTAAACTAGACTCAATAGCTGCTTATGAGAAAAAATTAGTAAAACAAATAGAAGTAGCAACAGTAGGAGTTGCACAAAATTTAAATACTGAATATATAAAAGTTGTCAGTATAAAAGCTACTAAGACTGGTATTACAGCTAAAATAGAACTTGATGTAAAAAATAAGTCAGGTGTGAGTAGAAAAGAAATTAGTATAAAACATGGGGATATTTTAAGTGAAAAGGCAAAAAGAGATATTTATGATGGCTATATAGTAAATGAAATCACATATAATGAAGTTGACCCAGCTAAGTCTTTTATAGATTTTGGGAAAGTGAGATTAACTTTGGGGCAAGTAAATGGAGGACAAGACCCAGATTTAATAAAAAGATTGCAAATTAGAAAAACAATTCAAGAACATTTTGAAAAACAATTAGCTTTAAGAAGTAAAGGGATAAAAGTTTTATCACTTTTCTTCATAGATAAAGTTGCAAATTATAGAATATATGATTCAGAAACTGGGGAAGCTAAAAAAGGAAAGTATGCTTTAATGTTTGAAGAAGAATATAATAACTTTATACAATCAGGAAAATATCAAGGAGTAGGAGATGTTTCTAAGGTACATGATGGATATTTTTCAGTAGATAAAAAGAAAACTAAAAGTGGCATAGAGTATTTTGAAGATAAAGATACAAAAGGTAATACAAATGCTGATAATGATACTTTTACTAAGATAATGAAAGATAAGGAAAAACTTTTAAGTTTTAATGAACCTTTGGCATTTATTTTTTCACATTCGGCTTTAAAAGAAGGTTGGGATAATCCAAATGTATTTCAAATTTGTACTTTGAATGAAACAAGTTCTGAAATAAAGAAAAGACAGGAAATAGGGAGAGGACTTAGAATTGCAGTAAACCAAGAGGGAGAAAGAGTTAGAGGTTTTGATGTAAATACATTAACAGTAATGGCAAATGAATCTTATGAACATTTTGTAGAATCTTTACAAAAAGAAATGGAAAAAGAAGAAAATATTAAATTTGGACTTATAGAAGATTTTATTTTTGCAAATATTGTGATTGATTATGAAAATGGAAAAGAAGTTTTTCTTGGACATGAAAAATCAAAAGAGATATTTCAAGATTTAATAAAGAGAGATTATATTGATAAATCTGGAAATGCTAAGGATAAATTAAAAAAAGATTTAGATGAAGGAAACTTAGAATTAGCAGAAGAATTTAAAAATATAAAAGAAATCATTATTAAGAAATTAAAATCTACTACTGGAAAATTAGTTATTAAAAATGCTGATGAAAGAAAAAAAATAACTTTAAATAAAGAAGTATTTTTGAGTGATGAGTTTAAAGAATTGTGGGATAAGGTAAAGTATAAAACAACATATCAAGTAAATTTTAACGGAGAAGAATTAATAGATAAATGTATAAAAAATTTAGATGAAGGAGTATATATTCCAGCTGAAAAATTTTTATATGATAAAAAAAGACTGGCTATTACAAAAGGTGGAATAGAGGAAGCTGGAGCTTATGAATTGGAAGAAAATATAGAAGTCTCTAATAGTTATAAATTACCTGATATAATTACTTATTTACAAAATGAAACAAATCTTACAAGAAAGAGTATAGTAAAAATTTTAACTAAATCTAAAACTTTAAATAGTTTTAAGAAAAATCCTCAGTTATATTTAGAACAAGCTAGTGATATAATTAAAAGAACAATGAGATTATTTATAGTAGATGGTATTAAATATGAAAAAATAGGAGATGTAGAATACTATTCCCAAGAATTATTTGAAAATAATGAAATTTTTGGATATCTTAAAGATGAAATGAGTAGACAAGGAAACATGGTAAAAACAGAAAAAACACCGTATAGTAGTATTATTATTGACTCTGAGATAGAAAGAAAGTTTGCAGAAGGATTAGAAAATAATGGAAATATTAAAGTTTATACAAAACTTCCAGATTGGTTTAAAATACCAACTCCATTAGGAAACTATAATCCAGATTGGGCAATACTGGTGGAAGAACCAAATCAAAATAAAGAAAAATTATATTTTGTTGTGGAAACAAAGGGGACAACTTTTGAGGAAGGAAGAAGAGATTTAGAGAATTTAAAAATTGATTGTGGAAGAAAACATTTTGAAGCATTAAAAGTTGATTATTCAGATTGTGACAGTATAAGCAATTTTAAAATCTATATTGAAAAAATAAAAGAAAAAAATAAAAATTGA
- the pyrR gene encoding bifunctional pyr operon transcriptional regulator/uracil phosphoribosyltransferase PyrR produces the protein MKILLDEDGIRRSITRISYEIIERNKTVDNIVLVGIKSRGDILAERIKQKLLEVENIDAPLETIDITYYRDDIDRKNFDLDIKDTEFKTNLTGKVVVIVDDVLYTGRTIRAGLDAILSKSRPAKIQLACLIDRGHRELPIRADFIGKNIPTSHSENIEVYLKELDGKEEVVIL, from the coding sequence ATGAAAATATTATTAGATGAAGATGGCATACGAAGATCAATAACAAGAATATCTTATGAAATTATTGAAAGAAATAAAACAGTGGATAATATTGTTTTAGTTGGGATAAAAAGTAGAGGAGATATTCTGGCAGAAAGAATAAAACAAAAATTGTTGGAAGTTGAAAATATTGATGCTCCATTAGAAACTATTGATATTACATATTATAGAGATGACATTGATAGGAAAAATTTTGATTTAGATATTAAAGATACAGAATTTAAAACTAATTTAACTGGAAAAGTTGTTGTTATAGTTGATGATGTATTATATACAGGAAGAACTATAAGGGCAGGACTTGATGCGATTCTTAGTAAATCAAGACCAGCTAAAATTCAGCTAGCTTGTTTAATTGATAGAGGACACCGTGAATTACCAATAAGGGCAGATTTTATAGGGAAAAATATTCCAACATCTCATTCTGAAAATATAGAGGTATATTTAAAGGAATTAGATGGGAAGGAAGAAGTTGTAATATTGTAA
- a CDS encoding aspartate carbamoyltransferase catalytic subunit, with protein sequence MKNLLSMEDLTNEEILSLVKRALELKKRAENKKRNDLFVANLFFENSTRTKKSFEVAEKKLNLNVVDFEVSTSSVQKGETLYDTCKTLEMIGINMLVIRHSENEYYKQLENLKIPIINGGDGSGEHPSQCLLDIMTIYETYGKFDGLNIIIVGDIKNSRVARSNKKALTRLGAKVTFVAPEIWKDESLGEFVNFDDVIDKVDICMLLRVQHERHTDSKEKREFSKENYHKSFGLTEERYKRLKEGAIIMHPAPVNRDVEIADSLVESEKSRIFEQMRNGMFMRQAILEYIIEKNKL encoded by the coding sequence ATGAAAAATTTGTTATCTATGGAAGATTTAACAAATGAAGAAATATTATCCTTAGTAAAAAGAGCTTTGGAGCTAAAAAAAAGAGCAGAGAATAAAAAAAGAAATGACTTGTTTGTAGCAAATTTATTTTTTGAAAATTCTACTCGTACAAAAAAGAGTTTTGAAGTGGCAGAAAAGAAATTAAATCTTAATGTAGTTGATTTTGAAGTATCGACTTCTTCTGTTCAAAAGGGAGAAACTCTTTATGATACTTGTAAAACCTTAGAAATGATAGGAATCAATATGTTGGTTATAAGACATTCAGAAAATGAATACTATAAGCAACTTGAAAATTTAAAAATCCCTATAATAAATGGTGGAGATGGAAGTGGAGAACATCCTTCGCAATGTCTTTTAGATATCATGACTATATATGAAACTTATGGTAAATTTGATGGTTTAAATATAATAATTGTTGGAGATATAAAAAATTCAAGAGTGGCAAGAAGTAATAAAAAAGCTCTTACAAGATTAGGAGCAAAAGTTACTTTTGTGGCACCTGAAATTTGGAAAGATGAGAGTCTAGGAGAGTTTGTAAATTTTGATGATGTAATAGATAAAGTAGATATTTGTATGCTTTTAAGAGTTCAACACGAAAGGCATACAGATAGTAAAGAAAAAAGAGAATTCTCAAAGGAAAATTATCATAAAAGCTTTGGATTAACAGAAGAAAGATACAAAAGATTAAAAGAGGGAGCAATTATAATGCACCCAGCACCTGTAAACAGAGATGTTGAAATAGCAGATAGTTTAGTTGAAAGTGAAAAATCTCGTATATTTGAACAAATGAGAAATGGAATGTTTATGAGGCAAGCAATACTTGAATATATTATAGAGAAAAATAAATTATAG
- a CDS encoding dihydroorotase — translation MLLKNCKILKNTKFEKVDILIRDNKIEKISENIDITDENIIDIKNRFVTAGFIDVHVHWREPGFSKKETVYTASRAAARGGFTTVMTMPNLNPVPDSVETLNKQLEIIKKDSVIRAIPYGAITKEEYGRELSDMEAIASNVFAFTDDGRGVQSANVMYEAMLMGAKLNKAIVAHCEDNSLIRGGAMHEGKRSAELGIKGIPSICESTQIVRDVLLAEAANCHYHVCHISAKESVRAVREGKKNGIKVTCEVTPHHLLSCDEDIKEDNGMWKMNPPLRSREDRNALIVGILDGTIDIIATDHAPHTMEEKIRGIEKSSFGIVGSETAFAQLYTKFVKTDIFSLEMLVKLMSENVAKIFDLPYGKLEENSFADIVVIDLEKEITINPNNFLSKGKNTPYINEKINGIPVLTISNGKIAYIDKEEINL, via the coding sequence ATGTTATTAAAAAATTGTAAGATTTTAAAGAATACTAAATTTGAAAAAGTAGATATTTTAATAAGAGATAACAAAATAGAAAAAATTTCAGAAAATATAGATATTACTGATGAAAATATAATAGATATAAAAAACAGATTTGTAACAGCGGGTTTTATTGATGTCCATGTTCATTGGAGAGAACCTGGATTTTCTAAAAAAGAAACAGTTTATACAGCTTCAAGAGCAGCAGCAAGGGGAGGATTCACAACAGTTATGACTATGCCTAACTTAAATCCTGTTCCTGACAGTGTAGAAACTTTAAATAAACAATTAGAAATTATAAAAAAAGATTCTGTTATTAGAGCTATTCCTTATGGAGCAATAACAAAAGAAGAATATGGCAGAGAGCTTTCAGATATGGAAGCCATAGCTAGTAATGTATTTGCCTTTACTGATGATGGTAGAGGCGTTCAAAGTGCTAATGTTATGTATGAAGCAATGTTAATGGGAGCAAAGTTAAATAAAGCTATTGTTGCACACTGTGAAGATAATTCCCTTATAAGAGGTGGTGCAATGCATGAAGGGAAAAGAAGTGCTGAACTTGGAATAAAAGGTATACCTTCAATATGTGAATCAACTCAAATAGTAAGAGATGTACTTTTAGCAGAGGCAGCAAATTGTCATTATCATGTATGTCATATATCAGCTAAAGAATCAGTTAGAGCAGTAAGAGAAGGGAAAAAGAATGGTATAAAAGTAACTTGTGAGGTTACACCTCATCACTTATTGAGTTGTGATGAAGATATAAAAGAAGATAATGGAATGTGGAAGATGAATCCTCCTTTAAGAAGTAGAGAAGATAGGAATGCTTTAATAGTTGGAATTTTAGATGGGACAATAGATATTATTGCAACTGACCATGCTCCACACACTATGGAAGAAAAAATAAGAGGAATAGAAAAATCTTCATTTGGTATAGTTGGCTCAGAAACTGCTTTTGCACAACTTTATACAAAGTTTGTTAAAACTGATATATTCTCTTTGGAAATGTTAGTTAAGTTAATGTCAGAAAATGTTGCTAAAATATTTGATTTACCTTATGGAAAATTAGAGGAAAATTCTTTTGCAGATATAGTTGTAATAGATTTAGAAAAAGAAATAACAATTAATCCGAACAATTTTTTGAGTAAAGGAAAAAATACACCTTATATCAATGAAAAAATAAATGGAATACCTGTTTTAACTATAAGTAATGGAAAGATTGCTTATATAGATAAAGAAGAAATTAATTTATAA
- the carA gene encoding glutamine-hydrolyzing carbamoyl-phosphate synthase small subunit, producing the protein MYNRQLILEDGTVYKGYAFGADVENVGEVVFNTSMTGYQEILSDPSYNGQIVTLTYPLIGNYGINRDDFESMKPCIKGMVVKEVCATPSNFRSEKTLDEALKDFGIPGIYGIDTRALTRKLRSKGVVKGCLVSIDRNVDEVVAELKKTVLPTNQIEQVSSKSISPALGRGRRVVLVDLGMKIGIVRELVSRGCDVIVVPYNTTAEEVLRLEPDGVMLTNGPGDPEDAKESIEMIKGIINKVTIFGICMGHQLVSLACGAKTYKLKFGHRGGNHPVKNILTGRVDITSQNHGYAVDIDSLNDTDLELTHIAINDRSCEGVRHKKYPVFTVQFHPEAAAGPHDTSYLFDEFIKNIDNNMK; encoded by the coding sequence ATGTACAACAGACAACTAATTTTAGAAGATGGAACTGTCTATAAAGGTTATGCTTTTGGGGCTGATGTAGAAAATGTGGGAGAAGTAGTTTTTAATACTTCAATGACAGGTTATCAAGAAATTTTATCAGACCCTTCATACAATGGACAGATAGTTACATTGACTTATCCACTTATTGGAAATTATGGAATAAATCGTGATGATTTTGAATCAATGAAACCTTGTATAAAAGGGATGGTAGTTAAAGAAGTGTGTGCAACACCTTCAAATTTTAGAAGTGAAAAAACTCTTGATGAAGCCTTAAAAGATTTTGGAATACCAGGAATCTATGGAATAGATACAAGAGCATTGACAAGAAAACTTCGTTCAAAGGGAGTTGTAAAAGGTTGTCTTGTTTCAATAGACAGGAATGTTGATGAAGTTGTAGCTGAATTGAAAAAAACAGTTTTACCTACTAACCAAATTGAACAAGTTTCATCAAAATCTATATCTCCTGCTTTGGGAAGAGGAAGAAGGGTTGTATTGGTTGACTTAGGAATGAAAATAGGGATAGTAAGAGAATTGGTGTCAAGAGGTTGTGATGTAATAGTAGTTCCTTATAATACAACAGCAGAGGAAGTTTTAAGATTAGAGCCAGATGGAGTAATGCTTACTAATGGACCTGGTGACCCAGAAGATGCAAAAGAAAGTATTGAAATGATAAAAGGAATTATTAATAAGGTAACTATTTTTGGAATTTGTATGGGACATCAATTAGTTTCTCTTGCTTGTGGAGCAAAAACATATAAGTTAAAGTTTGGACATAGAGGAGGAAATCATCCTGTTAAAAATATCTTAACTGGTAGAGTTGATATAACATCTCAAAATCATGGATATGCAGTTGATATAGATTCATTAAATGATACAGATTTAGAGCTTACTCATATAGCAATAAATGACAGAAGTTGTGAAGGAGTAAGACATAAAAAATATCCAGTGTTCACTGTGCAATTCCACCCAGAAGCAGCAGCTGGACCACATGATACAAGTTATTTATTTGATGAATTTATAAAAAATATTGATAATAATATGAAATAA